In Flavobacterium sp. N3904, one DNA window encodes the following:
- a CDS encoding glycosyltransferase, translating to MRVIHYIASIDKSGGGTTEYMRLLSKALKDETSLSIATGISKDPITIDGVSIKFFNSSVLRWFSSSKEFYTFLENEKPDIVHINGIWSPQNWGFQKAAQKLGIKVIVSPHGMLEPWILAHNSFKKKIALFLYQKKAIERSVCLHATAQMEAENIQALGFNNPITIIPNGVDLSELNGGKINYGTRKMVFLSRIHPKKGIEILLEAWRNCHTTGWTLEIAGIGDENYMETLKQSAQNLNNVHFVGAKYGRDKWEFLRSADVMVLPTHSENFGIVVAEALAVGVPVLTTQGTPWQDLEEYQCGWWIELSVINLENALVKAFNVPTKLLETMGKNGRKLIEDKYDITVIGKKMVELYNTI from the coding sequence ATGAGAGTAATTCATTATATAGCCAGCATTGATAAAAGTGGTGGTGGAACTACCGAATATATGCGTTTGTTGAGTAAAGCATTAAAAGATGAGACCTCACTTAGCATCGCTACAGGAATTTCTAAAGACCCTATAACTATTGATGGGGTTTCAATAAAGTTTTTCAACAGCAGTGTATTACGTTGGTTTTCTTCCAGTAAAGAATTTTATACTTTCCTTGAAAATGAAAAGCCAGATATTGTGCATATTAATGGAATCTGGAGCCCTCAAAATTGGGGTTTTCAAAAAGCGGCTCAAAAACTGGGAATTAAAGTGATTGTTTCTCCTCATGGTATGCTTGAACCTTGGATTTTGGCACACAATTCATTTAAAAAAAAAATAGCACTGTTTTTATACCAAAAAAAAGCTATAGAACGATCCGTATGTCTTCATGCTACTGCTCAAATGGAAGCTGAAAATATTCAAGCTTTAGGTTTTAATAATCCAATAACTATTATACCGAATGGAGTTGATTTGAGTGAATTAAATGGAGGTAAAATAAATTATGGAACCCGAAAAATGGTTTTTTTATCACGGATTCATCCCAAGAAAGGAATTGAAATTTTGTTGGAGGCGTGGCGAAATTGTCATACCACAGGATGGACACTCGAAATAGCGGGTATTGGTGATGAAAATTACATGGAAACTTTAAAGCAAAGTGCTCAAAATTTAAATAATGTGCATTTTGTAGGAGCAAAATATGGCCGGGATAAGTGGGAATTTTTGCGATCAGCAGATGTGATGGTACTTCCCACCCATAGTGAGAATTTTGGGATTGTAGTTGCCGAAGCTCTGGCTGTAGGGGTTCCAGTATTAACAACTCAAGGAACACCTTGGCAAGATTTAGAAGAATACCAATGTGGATGGTGGATTGAGTTATCGGTTATAAATCTAGAAAATGCCTTAGTCAAAGCTTTCAATGTGCCAACCAAACTATTAGAAACCATGGGCAAAAATGGCCGAAAATTAATTGAAGATAAATATGATATAACGGTAATAGGAAAAAAAATGGTTGAATTGTATAATACTATTTAA
- a CDS encoding glycosyltransferase encodes MKIVLFTHPAFLAHQSMPRFAQMIKEGMKQKGHEVIKWHPRAFFYKLAFKKPILEKWLGYLDQFLVFPIEVKLRLLNCSKETLFVFSDNALGPWVPLVCKRHHVVHCHDFLAQQSAFGLLPENKTGITGKQYQKFIHRGYCKAENFISISKKTQTDLHLLLSQKPKKSRVVYNGLNQKFEPAEKSIVIREILSKRYNIDLLEGYILHIGGNAFYKNKLGVLEIYDEWAKSFKAKVPLILIGEYPTEEMIAFKENSRASKSIYFLSNVDDLQLQQFYQGASVMVFPSLYEGFGWPIVEAMASGSLVITTDEDPMKEVAGEAGFYIPKKPHDPEKVENWKMTAAKELEKIMQLTAEERSDAVAKSILRSKKFSSQDFVNSVEIIYQEILQNK; translated from the coding sequence ATGAAAATTGTACTTTTTACTCATCCAGCCTTTTTAGCTCATCAGAGTATGCCTCGATTTGCTCAAATGATTAAGGAGGGCATGAAACAAAAAGGGCATGAGGTTATAAAATGGCATCCCAGGGCTTTTTTTTATAAACTAGCATTTAAAAAACCAATTCTGGAAAAGTGGTTGGGTTATTTGGATCAGTTTTTAGTTTTTCCGATTGAAGTAAAATTGAGATTATTGAATTGCAGTAAAGAAACATTGTTTGTTTTTTCAGACAATGCCTTAGGTCCATGGGTACCTTTAGTATGCAAAAGACATCATGTTGTACATTGCCATGATTTTTTGGCGCAACAGTCAGCTTTTGGTTTATTGCCCGAAAATAAAACAGGAATAACTGGAAAACAGTATCAAAAATTCATTCATCGGGGGTATTGTAAAGCTGAAAATTTTATATCTATTTCTAAGAAAACTCAAACCGATTTGCATCTTTTGTTGTCCCAAAAACCTAAAAAATCTCGGGTGGTTTATAATGGCTTGAATCAAAAATTTGAGCCTGCAGAAAAGAGTATTGTAATAAGAGAAATATTATCCAAAAGATATAATATAGATTTATTAGAAGGATATATTCTACATATTGGTGGTAATGCTTTTTATAAAAACAAATTAGGTGTTTTGGAAATATATGATGAATGGGCAAAATCTTTTAAAGCAAAAGTTCCATTGATTTTGATTGGAGAATACCCTACTGAAGAAATGATTGCTTTTAAAGAAAATTCAAGAGCTTCAAAATCAATTTATTTTTTATCAAATGTTGACGATTTGCAATTACAACAGTTTTATCAAGGCGCTTCAGTTATGGTTTTTCCATCATTATATGAAGGTTTTGGCTGGCCAATAGTCGAGGCAATGGCTTCGGGCAGTTTGGTTATCACAACTGATGAAGATCCAATGAAGGAAGTGGCAGGAGAGGCAGGTTTTTATATACCTAAAAAACCTCATGATCCGGAAAAGGTAGAAAATTGGAAAATGACTGCAGCCAAGGAATTAGAAAAAATTATGCAATTGACGGCTGAAGAACGCAGTGATGCTGTTGCAAAGTCTATTTTACGTTCAAAAAAATTTTCATCACAAGATTTTGTCAATTCAGTTGAAATAATATATCAAGAAATTTTACAAAATAAATGA
- a CDS encoding glycosyltransferase family 4 protein — MKIILSHPTGNSNVRAVVNKLVEQNNLFRFYTSIAIFPDSYLAKFSDFSFFKELKRRTFKSVLKKHIHTSPWNEIFRMLFSKLGIKFFTTHEVGLFSIDKIYHNLDGKVANTLENAKKNGVTAVYAYEDGALETFIKAKELGLICIYDLPIAYWETGRKLMLEEAQRLPAWAKTLGGGILDSEAKLDRKRRELELADVVIGPGSFVINSLPEWSVNKIKIIAPFGSPKNDVETLLNSKKKDQPLRVLFVGSMGQRKGLGDLFEAINQLKEMPVELVVLGSLLAPMEFYNSNLTNFTYEHGRSNEEVLNLMRTCDVFCLPSIVEGRALVMQEAMSQGLPIIITPNTGGEDLVIEGETGFLVPIRSPSAIAEKIKWFIENRDQVIVMGEKAAKHAQKYTWDNYSETIIEQLKSILK; from the coding sequence ATGAAAATAATATTATCTCATCCTACAGGGAATTCTAACGTACGTGCTGTAGTTAATAAACTTGTAGAACAAAATAATTTATTTAGATTTTATACTTCGATTGCCATATTTCCTGATAGTTATTTAGCTAAGTTCAGTGATTTTTCTTTTTTTAAGGAATTAAAACGAAGAACTTTCAAATCCGTTTTAAAGAAACACATACATACTTCGCCTTGGAACGAAATTTTCAGAATGCTATTCTCAAAATTAGGAATTAAGTTTTTTACTACTCATGAAGTTGGTCTTTTTAGCATTGATAAAATATATCACAATCTTGATGGTAAGGTGGCCAACACATTGGAGAATGCAAAAAAAAATGGAGTTACTGCTGTCTACGCTTATGAAGATGGAGCGTTGGAAACTTTTATAAAGGCAAAAGAATTGGGATTAATTTGTATTTATGATTTGCCAATTGCTTATTGGGAAACAGGAAGGAAGTTAATGCTAGAAGAAGCACAACGATTACCTGCTTGGGCAAAAACATTGGGAGGAGGTATACTAGATAGTGAAGCTAAATTAGACCGGAAACGCAGAGAATTAGAATTAGCTGATGTAGTAATTGGACCTGGTTCATTTGTAATTAATTCTTTGCCAGAATGGTCTGTGAATAAAATTAAAATAATAGCTCCGTTTGGTTCTCCAAAAAATGATGTAGAAACACTATTAAATTCTAAAAAAAAGGACCAGCCACTACGTGTACTTTTTGTTGGTTCAATGGGGCAGCGAAAAGGATTAGGAGATTTATTTGAAGCGATCAATCAATTAAAAGAAATGCCTGTTGAACTAGTTGTTTTAGGCTCTTTATTGGCTCCAATGGAGTTTTATAATTCGAACCTAACCAATTTTACTTATGAGCATGGTCGTTCTAATGAAGAGGTTCTAAATTTAATGAGAACCTGTGATGTATTTTGTCTTCCTTCTATTGTTGAAGGTAGAGCGTTAGTAATGCAAGAAGCGATGAGTCAAGGATTGCCAATTATAATAACACCAAATACGGGAGGAGAAGATTTAGTGATTGAAGGAGAAACGGGCTTCTTGGTTCCCATTCGGTCACCAAGTGCTATAGCTGAAAAAATAAAATGGTTTATTGAAAACAGAGATCAAGTTATTGTAATGGGTGAAAAAGCAGCAAAACATGCGCAAAAGTATACTTGGGATAATTATAGTGAAACTATTATCGAGCAGTTAAAATCTATTTTGAAATAA